The DNA region TTTTGGAAGCCGTTTATTAATAGAAGCATTTGAACTGCCTGAACTTGAAGGGGATCTTCTCGATATGGGCTGCGGGTACGGCCCGATCGGCATTGCGCTTGCAAAAGATTTTGAGAGCCGCAATGTGGTAATGGCAGATATCAATGAAAGGGCGGTGGCGCTGGCCAGGAAAAATGCCGATGCCAACAATGCCGGCAATACGGAAGTGTTGAAAAGCAACCTGTTTGAGGAAATTAATCGGCAGGACTTTGCGGCAGTCCTGACAAATCCGCCGATTCGTGCAGGAAAGAAAGTCGTCCACCGGATTTTTGAAGAAGCATACAGTCACCTGGCTGAGGAAGGGGAGCTGTGGGTTGTCATCCAGAAAAAACAGGGGGCGCCCTCAGCACTTGAGAAGCTCGGGGAGATGTTTGCTGAAGTGGATACAATAATGAAGAAAAAAGGCTATTATATCATAAAAGCAAAAAAAAGTTGACTTGATTTTTTGGCTATGATAGTATTATAAAATGCCAATGAATGATTTTTTGTACATTTTGTAACAAAAAAAGGTGTGTATAGAAACCGTCCTAATTGGGAAAAATAAAAAATGTTTATTTTTTTAGCGGTTTTCTATATGAAACCCTTTTTCTTTTTTGTCTTGTAAACAGACACAGGGTTACATCTATTACATAATCTTGTGTTATGATTATAACATTTTTTCAAGATTAAAACGCTTGATTTGAGGGGTGAATCAGTTGACAGGTCAACTAGTTCAGTATGGACGCCACCGCCAGCGCAGAAGCTACGCACGAATC from Bacillus marinisedimentorum includes:
- a CDS encoding class I SAM-dependent methyltransferase, which gives rise to MTEHYYSDQPSVESDPVTWTFTLRGHSLTFTSDQGVFSKKEVDFGSRLLIEAFELPELEGDLLDMGCGYGPIGIALAKDFESRNVVMADINERAVALARKNADANNAGNTEVLKSNLFEEINRQDFAAVLTNPPIRAGKKVVHRIFEEAYSHLAEEGELWVVIQKKQGAPSALEKLGEMFAEVDTIMKKKGYYIIKAKKS